A stretch of the Duncaniella dubosii genome encodes the following:
- a CDS encoding DUF4491 family protein, with amino-acid sequence MSEILSEYHLLGLTIGVCTFIIIGIFHPITIKCEYYFGTRCWWWFLLLGIIGIGGTLLVDDVFWSSLLGVFSFSSFWTIGEIFEQEKRVQRGWFPANPAKKNKKICNPAED; translated from the coding sequence ATGAGCGAAATTCTTTCAGAGTATCATTTGCTTGGTCTGACAATAGGTGTATGTACATTTATTATAATAGGTATTTTCCATCCCATAACCATTAAGTGTGAATATTATTTCGGGACACGCTGCTGGTGGTGGTTCCTGCTGCTTGGTATCATAGGTATAGGCGGGACTCTTCTTGTCGATGATGTATTCTGGTCATCATTGCTTGGAGTGTTTTCATTTTCGTCTTTCTGGACCATCGGAGAAATATTCGAGCAGGAAAAACGTGTGCAGCGCGGATGGTTTCCGGCTAATCCGGCTAAGAAGAAT